In a single window of the Mesorhizobium shangrilense genome:
- a CDS encoding DUF1697 domain-containing protein, with the protein MSGTVYILLFRGVGGATQLPTRPLREALSQAGFQNAGTYINSGNAYLKTDMPRAKMLEKVADICREQFGFTKDIYAPTLAEWRRLIKQNPFADQLKEGRFLHAAVLKGQPEKENIDALRALAADGEGIEIVDGLAYLHTPGGLSSSKLGAKFDKGLGVPNTARNWNTVLKLLELAEKAAK; encoded by the coding sequence GTGAGCGGCACGGTCTACATCCTGCTCTTCCGTGGGGTGGGCGGCGCAACCCAACTGCCCACCAGGCCGCTGCGCGAGGCATTGTCGCAGGCCGGCTTCCAGAATGCCGGCACCTACATCAACAGCGGCAACGCCTACCTGAAAACCGACATGCCGCGCGCAAAAATGCTGGAGAAGGTGGCCGACATCTGCCGGGAGCAATTCGGCTTCACCAAGGACATCTATGCGCCGACGCTCGCCGAATGGCGACGGCTGATCAAGCAGAACCCGTTTGCAGACCAACTGAAAGAGGGCCGCTTCCTCCACGCGGCCGTCCTGAAAGGGCAGCCGGAGAAGGAGAACATCGATGCCCTGCGCGCGCTCGCCGCAGACGGCGAAGGCATCGAGATCGTCGACGGGTTGGCGTATCTTCACACGCCCGGCGGCCTCAGCTCGTCGAAACTCGGCGCGAAGTTCGACAAGGGGCTCGGCGTGCCCAACACGGCGCGCAACTGGAACACTGTGCTGAAGCTGCTGGAACTGGCGGAGAAAGCGGCGAAGTAG